The genomic DNA CCTGCCCGTGGCCCTGCTTCTACATATCCTGGATATGGACTACGCTCCAACATGGCTTCAAGCGCTTTTTTCGCCGCGATAAAAGCCCAAGGCTTTGCCTGCTCCCCTGATGTAACAGAGGTAGGGATAATGCGCCAGTGATAAAGAACTTTGGGGATATGATAAATGTTTTGAGTTTTTTCGACCACTCGCAAGACTAAATCATAATCTTGCGCCCCATCATACTCGCTGCGAAACCCGCCAATATCTCGAATTAAGCCCGTTCGGTAAACACCTAGATGACAAGTATACATACAGCCATGAAAATAGTCTGGTGACCAATCTGGCTTAAAGAAGGGGTCGAGGCGGTTGCCTTTTGTATCTAACTTGTCTTCATCACTGTAAATAAAATCCGCCTCTGGATGAGCATTAATAAGCTTTGCATTTTCAAACAAAGCATCAATTGCTAATTCATCATCATGATCTAGCAGTGCAATATAGTCTCCTGTGGCTACTTCTAAAGCTGAGCTGCTGGCAGCGGAGATATTAGCATTTTGGGCTCTGAATACAATTTTTATTCGAGGATCAACCTTACTGTAATGAGTGAGAAGAGGCCGCACATGGGATGCCGTAGAAGCATCATCAGCAATACAAAGTTCCCAGTGGTCATAAATCTGGTTACGCACCGATTCAATGGCTTTCTGCAACCATCTAGCATCTGTGTTGTAAACTGGCATGATTACAGAAATTTTTGGGCGTAACTGCCAGCAAGTCATTAACTGTTTTGCAGATGTAATTTCCTGCTGGGTTAGCTTCGTCTTGGCTAACCATTTCTGGTATGAATTTCTACGTTCGAGTCTGGCAACAACACGCTGATATATAAAAATTAAGAGCTCTTGCGTTCCTTGTTCGCGCCATACACGCTTGAGCTTACGGAGTTTCTCGAAGATAGTCGAAAGATTAGCCAAGAGGATGTCAAGTTCGCTTACTAAAGTTTCTAGGGAGTCGTCTCTTGAGACATTACAGTTTTAGACTTACTTACCTTATGCTCTGATGCTGTAGTCCTGACTATTTCTCTCCAGATGAGGGCTGTAGCAAGGATCATGTTCTATGATGTCCGTCCATTTCTTTTGCATGTATTTTACTTCCTTGGCAAATCGAGCTTGCTTTTCAGGTGTATCTTCGTAGCCTCGGCTCTTTGATTCGTAATGGTAGAGCACCACATGAGGTAAGTAGATATTGCGGTAACCTTGAGCTTCAATTTTGAGGCATAGATCAATGTCATTGAATGCCACTGAGAGCTCTTCTTCAAAGCCGCCAACCGCCTCAAACACCTCGCGTCTACACATTAGGCAGGCGGCAGTGACAGCCGAATAGTTATTAACTGTCTGAATCTGATTGAAGTAGCCAGGAGCATCATAGGCAAAACGGATATGGCTATGACCCGCGACTCCACCAATGCCGATCACAACTCCAGCATGTTGAATCGTGTCATCGGGATATAGCAATAGAGCTCCTACCGCACCAATAGCAGGTCTCTGAACTTGCTCAACCATTGCCGTCAACCAATCGGGGGAGATAACCTCAGTATCATTGTTTAAAAAGAGTAGGTAATCTCCTTTTGCTTGAGTGACACCGTAGTTGTTAATGGTGGAGAAGTTAAAGGGAATATCAATTGGACAGCATCGAAACCTACTAGGTTCTTTTTCGGCCCATTTAGCAAGTACCTGGAGAGTCTCTTCTTCGGTGCTGCCATTGTCTATAACGATGACTTCATAGTTCTTGTAGGAGGTATGGGTAAAAATAGAAGCCAGACATTGATCCAAGGTTTCGCCTAAGTTGCGGGTTGGAATCAAGATACTCACTAGCTTAGGATCTTCTATTTCGTACCGAACCCTGAAGTGATCTGAGGAGCCAGGTATATCAGTAATACAACCTTTTTCTCCTCTTCTTTCCAACGCTTCTGCTAGAGCTTTTTGGGCTACATGATATGCATAAGGTTTGGCACTAGAGGCGCTAGCGGTAGAGTCTGAATGGATGCGCCAATGGTACAAAATCTTAGGAATGTGGAAAATTTTGTCGGTTTTTTCAGTTAGCCTGAGCACCAAATCATAGTCTTGGCTACCTTCATACCCTACTCTAAACCCACCGAGTTCAGTAATTAGCGATCGCCGATAGGTGCCTAAGTGGCAGGTGTACATTCGAGACAGGAAAGAATCAGGACACCAGTCTGGCTTAAAGTAGGGCTCTTTGAGGGTGTGATCTACCTGAATTTTGTCCTCATCTGAGTAAATCATGTCAGCATCAGGCTGCTTGTTGAGTAAAACTGCTACTTCATACAAAGCATCTGGTGTCAGTAGATCATCATGATCTAAAAGTGCGATAAACTCTCCAGTTGCTACCTCTAGGGCAGAGTTAGAAGCATGAGAGATATGACCGTTTTCTTCTCTAAAAACAATCTTAATCCGCGAATCTGCTTCTGCGTAGGACTGTAGAACTGGTTTAATGTGAGGTTGAGTCGAGGCATCATCGGCAACGCACAATTCCCAGTAAGGATAAACCTGGTTAATCACCGACTCTATTGCCTCGCGCAAGAAGGCTTCAGGTGTATTAAAAACTGGCATTACAATACTAAAGACTGGTTTGTAGCCCAGAACTGGAACTATATCAGCCATTTTTCGAAGGTCAGCTTCTCTGGGATAGTTTTGGTTTAGCCATTTTTGATATTTGACATCCTCCGTCCGAGGAACTCCCATTAGATTTTGGTAGCTACTTGCTGCTGAGGGAGTTGTCTCTTGTAATACCTCAACTGGCGGTACTTCAATCTGAATCGAGCCAGTGGTCTGCTCGAATGACTCAGCCAGCAGACGTGTGGGTTGTTCAGCTTTGGAACTCGTCAATAAGCCTTTGACTTTGGATGAAAAATAGCTAGGATGCAAGCTAATACCTTGTGCTAACCCAAGAGCCTCTCTAACTCTGAACCATCGCGATCGCACTTTCCAAAACTTACTACTTTCCATAGCAGCAATCGTGTTTTGAAAGTCTTGGCTCATTTGAGCTTGTTGAAGGTGCGATCGCTCTAGTTCTGCTTGGGTAAGGTGCAACTGAAACTGTAATTGAGCGAGTTGTGCCTGAGCCCCTTGTAGCTCTTGTTGTAGTTCTTGGAATTGCGATTGCGATCGCCTCCGAGTTAGGTGTAACTGAGACTGCGATCGCTCTAGTTCTGTTTGAGTCTCATGCAGTTGAGACTGCGATCGCTCTAGTTCTGTTTGAGTCTCATGCAATTGAGACTGCGATCGCTCTAGTTCTGTTTGAGTCTCATGCAATTGAGACTGCGATCGCTCTAGTTCTGTTTGAGTCTCATGCAGTTGAGACTGCGATCGCTCTAGTTCTGCTTGAGTCTCATGCAGTTGAGACTGCGATCGCTCTAGTTCTGTTTGAGTCTCATGCAGTTGAGACTGCGATCGCTCTAGTTCTGTTTGAGTCTCATGCAGTTGAGACTGCGATCGCTCTAGTTCTGCTTGAGTCTCATGCAGTTGAGACTGCGATCGCTTCGATTCCTGCTGAAGCCTAAAGAAACGCTCATTCAGTGCAGCATATTTCTCTTCTAAGCTAACAGGAAAGGCTTTGACTATAAATTGCAAAACTTCAGCATTTTCATCTAGTTCAATTTCTTTAACTAGAT from Trichocoleus desertorum ATA4-8-CV12 includes the following:
- a CDS encoding glycosyltransferase family 2 protein, which gives rise to MANLSTIFEKLRKLKRVWREQGTQELLIFIYQRVVARLERRNSYQKWLAKTKLTQQEITSAKQLMTCWQLRPKISVIMPVYNTDARWLQKAIESVRNQIYDHWELCIADDASTASHVRPLLTHYSKVDPRIKIVFRAQNANISAASSSALEVATGDYIALLDHDDELAIDALFENAKLINAHPEADFIYSDEDKLDTKGNRLDPFFKPDWSPDYFHGCMYTCHLGVYRTGLIRDIGGFRSEYDGAQDYDLVLRVVEKTQNIYHIPKVLYHWRIIPTSVTSGEQAKPWAFIAAKKALEAMLERSPYPGYVEAGPRAGFFRVRRNIMGQPLISIIIPSAGQTIETANGSLCLLENCLRSIQQLSTYTNFEVIVVDGYDIPKSTLKAIAAPNVHFVHCSEPFNFSMRINQGAAKAKGQFLLLLNDDTEILTPDWLESMLELAQQDEIGAVGAKLFFPDGKIQHAGVMILEGNPGHPFHGYEADYPGYFCSTIINRNYLAVTGACLMIRTELFHQVHGLDEGFPFNYNDVDFCLKLVQAGYRNVVTPFVQLVHYESASREGGLRPGEWEQLNHKWSQLFNGLKQDPYYNPNLSSQNCNFELV
- a CDS encoding glycosyltransferase — protein: MDKNWQKDYPLAEEITEEALDENHSLKKMLRLVGENKQVVDFGCATGYLAQLLNRRGCTVTGVEINADAAKIAEQHCKEVIVADLDFVSVTEILKNQEFDVAIFGDVLEHLRNPWKVLKETNQLLKQEGYVVASIPNIAHGAIRLALLQGRFEYTKLGILDNTHLRFFTRNTIEKLFDRSGYCLEAIDCTTLNIFSNNPLIPNIDKNEFNDDLVKEIELDENAEVLQFIVKAFPVSLEEKYAALNERFFRLQQESKRSQSQLHETQAELERSQSQLHETQTELERSQSQLHETQTELERSQSQLHETQAELERSQSQLHETQTELERSQSQLHETQTELERSQSQLHETQTELERSQSQLHETQTELERSQSQLHLTRRRSQSQFQELQQELQGAQAQLAQLQFQLHLTQAELERSHLQQAQMSQDFQNTIAAMESSKFWKVRSRWFRVREALGLAQGISLHPSYFSSKVKGLLTSSKAEQPTRLLAESFEQTTGSIQIEVPPVEVLQETTPSAASSYQNLMGVPRTEDVKYQKWLNQNYPREADLRKMADIVPVLGYKPVFSIVMPVFNTPEAFLREAIESVINQVYPYWELCVADDASTQPHIKPVLQSYAEADSRIKIVFREENGHISHASNSALEVATGEFIALLDHDDLLTPDALYEVAVLLNKQPDADMIYSDEDKIQVDHTLKEPYFKPDWCPDSFLSRMYTCHLGTYRRSLITELGGFRVGYEGSQDYDLVLRLTEKTDKIFHIPKILYHWRIHSDSTASASSAKPYAYHVAQKALAEALERRGEKGCITDIPGSSDHFRVRYEIEDPKLVSILIPTRNLGETLDQCLASIFTHTSYKNYEVIVIDNGSTEEETLQVLAKWAEKEPSRFRCCPIDIPFNFSTINNYGVTQAKGDYLLFLNNDTEVISPDWLTAMVEQVQRPAIGAVGALLLYPDDTIQHAGVVIGIGGVAGHSHIRFAYDAPGYFNQIQTVNNYSAVTAACLMCRREVFEAVGGFEEELSVAFNDIDLCLKIEAQGYRNIYLPHVVLYHYESKSRGYEDTPEKQARFAKEVKYMQKKWTDIIEHDPCYSPHLERNSQDYSIRA